GTCCGGATGTCGCGCGCCTCCGCAAACGAGAAGCTTCGGCCAATGATGGTCCTCTTCCCGCTAAACGGTTTGTTGAACGGGAAGCGTTTAATGGGTGAAAGGAAGTCCTTCATCGTCAGGCCGAATTCCTTCACGTCGGTGAGGACTTCCTTAATATCTTTGCCGTCACCGTATTCAGCCAGATTTTTCTGAAACTTGGACCAATGCTCCAGCGTCTCCGATAGGCCATCCCACAGTGCGTCGTAAAGAAGTTGAGTCGGCGAGGGAATCGGATCGGGGCGATAAGGCTGTTTTCGTGTCTTTTCCGGATTGGGCCACGCATCGAAGACAGCATGCATGAGTCCGACACCCGCGATTCCATCGATCATGCAATGATGGACCTTGGCAAGCATGCCAGTGCGTTTCTGCGCCAACCCTTCGACGAGATGAATTTCCCAGAGAGGCTTGCTTCTATCGAGGGGCCCCGAGAACAATTGTCCCGCGATGTCGTAGAACTGTTCTTCGCTTCCCGGCGAATCGATCTTCACCCGCTTGATATGGTTGCGAATGTTGAAGTTAGGATCGAATTCCCACGTGGGCAACCCGACGTTGAAGGGTGCCGGCGTAACAACCTGGCGGTATCGTGGAATGAGGTGAAGGCGTGATTCGATATTGCGGACAAACTTAGTGTAGGAAATCTTGCCTTCGAAGATGTCCACGCAACCCACGTTCATGGGCTGCTCTTCCGTTTCAATGTGCAGGAAGAAGGCATCCATTGCAGAAAGACGACGGCGCAACGAGTTCTGGGACATAATCCATCACCCGGTGGTTCACAGAATGGTTGATACACGCACCTATACAGCTAGGCATA
This DNA window, taken from Candidatus Hydrogenedentota bacterium, encodes the following:
- a CDS encoding wax ester/triacylglycerol synthase family O-acyltransferase, producing the protein MSQNSLRRRLSAMDAFFLHIETEEQPMNVGCVDIFEGKISYTKFVRNIESRLHLIPRYRQVVTPAPFNVGLPTWEFDPNFNIRNHIKRVKIDSPGSEEQFYDIAGQLFSGPLDRSKPLWEIHLVEGLAQKRTGMLAKVHHCMIDGIAGVGLMHAVFDAWPNPEKTRKQPYRPDPIPSPTQLLYDALWDGLSETLEHWSKFQKNLAEYGDGKDIKEVLTDVKEFGLTMKDFLSPIKRFPFNKPFSGKRTIIGRSFSFAEARDIRTACGGTVNDVALTVVSGAIQRYLEMHGESLRKQTVRILVPVNIRQEDERGEMGNRISFLPVDIPLDILDPVERLRIIAETTQHLKETKVIEAISLMFNVLQGAPTLLQSIALSNAASSSGQFLLGLLAQVPPSHLICTNVPGPQIPLYTVGHQLLTHYVLLPVALEMGISCGVTSYDQRLYISIIGDAQAAPDSDKIVDFLADSFHELRVAAEVKERLYVEIPRAFRPAARVVTRTAAQAQAPSAAPPGRQAVM